One Nocardioides oleivorans DNA segment encodes these proteins:
- a CDS encoding ABC transporter permease, protein MSTFLRETYIVFRRQLRMNLRNPAWVIIGALQPILYLLLFGPLLKPLVAQFGATNAYTFLVPGLLVQLGMFGAFFAGFGLIAEWREGVVEAERVTPASRTALLMGRLMRDLLQLLVQALILIGLGTAMGMRPSWGGVVAGVGITVLVGGACAAASNALALTTKSEDVMAPVINMVMMPVLLLSGIMLPMTLGPAWLERLSDFMPFRWIVDGVRSSFAGDFAASGVMWGTTWAFALFALAVWWGTATFRKENA, encoded by the coding sequence ATGTCCACCTTCCTCAGGGAGACCTACATCGTCTTCCGCCGCCAGCTCCGGATGAACCTCCGCAACCCGGCCTGGGTGATCATCGGCGCCCTCCAGCCGATCCTCTACCTGCTGCTCTTCGGGCCGCTGCTCAAGCCGCTCGTCGCGCAGTTCGGGGCGACCAACGCCTACACCTTCCTCGTCCCGGGCCTGCTCGTGCAGCTCGGCATGTTCGGGGCGTTCTTCGCGGGCTTCGGCCTGATCGCCGAGTGGCGCGAGGGCGTCGTCGAGGCGGAGCGGGTCACGCCCGCCTCGCGCACCGCCCTGCTGATGGGCCGGCTGATGCGCGACCTGCTCCAGCTGCTCGTCCAGGCGCTGATCCTCATCGGGCTCGGTACGGCGATGGGCATGCGCCCGTCGTGGGGCGGGGTCGTCGCCGGGGTCGGGATCACCGTGCTCGTCGGCGGCGCCTGTGCGGCCGCGTCCAACGCGCTCGCCCTGACCACCAAGTCCGAGGACGTGATGGCGCCGGTGATCAACATGGTGATGATGCCGGTGCTGCTGCTCAGCGGGATCATGCTGCCGATGACCCTCGGCCCCGCGTGGCTCGAGCGGCTGAGCGACTTCATGCCGTTCCGCTGGATCGTGGACGGCGTACGCAGCTCGTTCGCCGGCGACTTCGCCGCCAGCGGAGTCATGTGGGGCACCACCTGGGCCTTCGCCCTCTTCGCCCTCGCGGTCTGGTGGGGCACCGCGACGTTCCGCAAGGAGAACGCCTGA
- a CDS encoding fatty acid desaturase, which yields MAGYPTQVPTRLAPSGTVPEGTTELWKDRKRYLWLIGLVVPSLAFVAFGGYLATGWSVWFWVGPIVILGIVPTIDLVAGLDRSNPPDDVIEALEQDRYYRWITYLFLPIQYAGFLGAMAVVGGWSVFGALDSMPLSVVDKVGLAISIGCIGGIGINTAHELGHKKEANERWLSKIALAQVFYGHFYIEHNRGHHVRVATPEDPASSRLGENFYQFWPRTVGGSVRSAWRLEKRRLARRKQSPWRLDNDVLNAWLMTLALWAVVVVAFGVEVLPFLVVQAVVGFSLLEVVNYMEHYGMLRQKVGEGDRRRYERVLPSHSWNSNNIATNVLLYHLQRHSDHHANPTRRYQTLRDFEESPVLPTGYAGMIVLAMVPFVWRRVMDQRVVDHFGGDVSLANISPRKRAAYLQRYHGVDHEVAVGADGAVVTAKEVLAARCPSCEYVYEVAAGDEHEGFAAGTAWADIPDDWCCPDCGVREKVDFVPVEPERSVA from the coding sequence ATGGCCGGCTACCCCACGCAGGTCCCCACCCGACTCGCCCCCAGCGGCACGGTGCCCGAGGGCACGACCGAGCTGTGGAAGGACCGGAAGCGCTACCTGTGGCTGATCGGCCTGGTCGTGCCGAGCCTCGCGTTCGTCGCCTTCGGCGGCTACCTGGCCACCGGCTGGTCGGTCTGGTTCTGGGTCGGCCCGATCGTGATCCTCGGCATCGTCCCGACGATCGACCTCGTCGCCGGCCTCGACCGCTCCAACCCGCCGGACGACGTGATCGAGGCGCTGGAGCAGGACCGGTACTACCGGTGGATCACCTACCTCTTCCTGCCGATCCAGTACGCCGGCTTCCTCGGCGCGATGGCGGTCGTCGGCGGGTGGAGCGTCTTCGGCGCCCTCGACTCCATGCCGCTGTCGGTGGTCGACAAGGTCGGGCTCGCCATCTCCATCGGTTGCATCGGCGGCATCGGCATCAACACCGCGCACGAGCTCGGCCACAAGAAGGAGGCCAACGAGCGCTGGCTCTCCAAGATCGCGCTCGCCCAGGTCTTCTACGGCCACTTCTACATCGAGCACAACCGCGGCCACCACGTCCGCGTCGCCACCCCGGAGGACCCGGCGAGCTCGCGGCTCGGTGAGAACTTCTACCAGTTCTGGCCCCGCACGGTCGGCGGATCGGTCAGGTCCGCCTGGCGCCTCGAGAAGCGTCGCCTGGCCCGCCGCAAGCAGAGCCCGTGGCGCCTCGACAACGACGTGCTCAACGCGTGGTTGATGACCCTCGCCCTGTGGGCCGTCGTGGTCGTGGCGTTCGGCGTCGAGGTGCTGCCGTTCCTCGTCGTCCAGGCCGTCGTCGGCTTCTCGCTGCTCGAGGTCGTCAACTACATGGAGCACTACGGCATGCTCCGCCAGAAGGTCGGCGAGGGGGACCGCCGGCGCTACGAGCGGGTCCTGCCCAGCCACAGCTGGAACTCCAACAACATCGCCACCAACGTGCTGCTCTACCACCTGCAGCGCCACAGCGACCACCACGCGAACCCGACCCGGCGCTACCAGACCCTGCGCGACTTCGAGGAGAGCCCGGTGCTCCCCACCGGCTACGCCGGCATGATCGTGCTCGCGATGGTGCCCTTCGTCTGGCGCCGCGTGATGGACCAGCGCGTGGTCGACCACTTCGGCGGCGACGTCTCGCTGGCCAACATCAGCCCGCGCAAGCGAGCGGCGTACCTCCAGCGCTACCACGGTGTCGACCACGAGGTCGCGGTCGGCGCCGACGGCGCGGTGGTGACCGCGAAGGAGGTCCTTGCCGCGCGCTGCCCGAGCTGTGAGTACGTCTACGAGGTCGCGGCCGGCGACGAGCACGAGGGCTTCGCGGCCGGCACGGCCTGGGCGGACATCCCGGACGACTGGTGCTGCCCCGACTGCGGCGTGCGGGAGAAGGTCGACTTCGTCCCCGTCGAGCCCGAGCGCTCGGTCGCCTGA
- a CDS encoding TetR/AcrR family transcriptional regulator produces the protein MEATTRDRIVAAAVEMTTSSGWAAVTMARLAEAAGVSRQTVYNEVGSKPALAETMILDELARFLRAVEEAFDAEPDDLTRAIERAVRDVLTYASANTLLHAVVSATHGADTELLPLLTTNAAGLLGVAKEVIGLRVAPYQPSIDPDHLDAAIDMVVRVVLSHVMQPSASPERTGADIAWLAGQVLTGKRP, from the coding sequence ATGGAGGCGACCACCCGCGACCGCATCGTCGCGGCGGCCGTCGAGATGACCACCTCGTCGGGCTGGGCGGCGGTCACCATGGCCCGGCTGGCGGAGGCCGCGGGCGTCAGTCGGCAGACCGTCTACAACGAGGTCGGCTCCAAGCCGGCGCTCGCGGAGACGATGATCCTCGACGAGCTCGCCCGTTTCCTCCGGGCCGTCGAGGAGGCGTTCGACGCCGAGCCCGACGACCTCACCCGCGCCATCGAGCGCGCGGTCCGTGACGTGCTCACCTATGCCAGCGCCAACACCCTCCTCCACGCCGTCGTCAGCGCCACCCACGGCGCCGACACCGAGCTGCTCCCGCTGCTGACGACCAACGCCGCCGGTCTCCTCGGGGTGGCCAAGGAGGTCATCGGCCTCCGCGTCGCGCCGTACCAGCCCAGCATCGACCCCGACCACCTCGACGCAGCGATCGACATGGTCGTGCGTGTCGTGCTCAGCCACGTGATGCAGCCCTCGGCCTCACCTGAGAGGACCGGCGCCGACATCGCGTGGCTCGCCGGGCAGGTGCTCACCGGCAAACGCCCCTAG
- a CDS encoding MFS transporter yields the protein MTGAAWGTPTARGIVAAATLGSGLTLLDGTVVNVALRTVGEDLDASLVQLQWITNGYFLSLASLILLGGSLGDRLGRRRVFVIGTVWFALASLLCGIAPTAEVLIVARVLQGIGGALLTPGSLAMIQGAFRAEDRSRAIGAWSGLGGISAALGPLVGGLLIDHASWRWIFLINLPLAAVTVWLALRWVPETRDTRALDRFDVPGAALASLSLAGITWALTDAGGSATWWAAGIGVAAAVGFIVVERRTHGPMVPLGLFTDRTFSAANMMTLVVYAALGAILFFLVLQLQTVSGYNALEAGLATLPMTLCMLFLAARGGALGERIGPRIPMTFGPMVMAAGTLLLLMAGPDAVYWRDVAPGLTVFGLGLALMVAPLTATVLAAAPDEVTGIASGINNAVARAGSLLAVAALPMAVGLSGDDYRDPGVFDASYSTAMVICAVLLVLGGLVSWFTIPHRVRTPDA from the coding sequence GTGACTGGAGCTGCCTGGGGTACGCCGACCGCGCGCGGGATCGTGGCGGCCGCCACCCTCGGGTCGGGGCTGACGCTGCTCGACGGCACGGTGGTCAACGTCGCGCTGCGGACGGTGGGCGAAGACCTCGACGCCTCTCTGGTGCAGCTGCAGTGGATCACCAACGGCTACTTCCTCTCCCTTGCCTCCCTGATCCTGCTCGGCGGATCGCTGGGCGACCGGCTGGGGCGCCGGCGGGTCTTCGTGATCGGTACGGTCTGGTTCGCGCTGGCCTCGCTGCTGTGCGGCATCGCGCCGACCGCCGAGGTGCTGATCGTCGCGCGCGTCCTGCAGGGCATCGGAGGCGCGCTGCTCACGCCCGGCAGCCTGGCGATGATCCAGGGCGCCTTCCGCGCCGAGGACCGCAGCCGGGCGATCGGCGCCTGGTCCGGCCTCGGCGGCATCTCCGCCGCGCTCGGCCCGCTCGTCGGCGGGCTGCTCATCGACCACGCCTCGTGGCGCTGGATCTTCCTGATCAACCTGCCGCTCGCCGCGGTGACCGTCTGGCTGGCCCTCCGGTGGGTCCCCGAGACGCGGGACACGCGCGCGCTCGACCGGTTCGACGTGCCGGGGGCCGCGCTGGCCTCGCTCTCGCTCGCCGGGATCACCTGGGCGCTCACCGACGCGGGCGGGTCCGCCACCTGGTGGGCGGCCGGCATCGGGGTCGCTGCGGCCGTCGGCTTCATCGTGGTCGAGCGCCGCACGCACGGGCCGATGGTCCCGCTCGGGCTCTTCACCGACCGCACCTTCAGTGCCGCCAACATGATGACGCTCGTCGTCTACGCCGCGCTCGGCGCGATCCTCTTCTTCCTCGTCCTCCAGCTCCAGACGGTCTCCGGCTACAACGCACTCGAGGCCGGCCTCGCGACGCTGCCGATGACGCTCTGCATGCTCTTCCTCGCCGCCCGCGGAGGCGCGCTGGGGGAGCGGATCGGCCCGCGCATCCCGATGACCTTCGGGCCGATGGTGATGGCCGCCGGCACCCTGCTCCTCCTCATGGCCGGCCCCGATGCCGTCTACTGGCGTGACGTCGCCCCGGGCCTGACCGTCTTCGGCCTCGGCCTGGCGCTGATGGTCGCGCCGCTGACGGCCACCGTCCTGGCCGCCGCCCCCGACGAGGTCACCGGCATCGCCAGCGGCATCAACAACGCCGTCGCGCGCGCCGGGTCCCTGCTCGCGGTCGCCGCACTCCCCATGGCCGTCGGTCTCTCGGGCGACGACTACCGCGACCCGGGCGTGTTCGACGCGTCGTACAGCACCGCGATGGTGATCTGTGCCGTGCTCCTCGTGCTCGGCGGGCTGGTCTCGTGGTTCACCATTCCCCACCGGGTCCGGACACCGGACGCCTGA
- a CDS encoding M15 family metallopeptidase, whose product MRVRRGAGVATAVALTLLLGACSGSAAPEDESPTSAGSSDVPTDEPTDEPNGEPSPSAGETPSVPVADPAHAVDPPGAREGRLWSADILVQWDKPLDDALVKQIERLKGVAHTERIGLGQVSLENRVLTVAAVDPGAYRHFARADVADFQEGWDRVAGGEMSTTQAVSKRLADKAGSIRLGNDDGAPTLHVGALTPQVPTVDMVVNTAWADDIEMATDNGLLISTDDATPASIRKPLERLVGKGASVQMLDVASRLGLDPDARLTAIPTGSTLGSVVGTYTYRVAGGQVQPDPAWVAANIRTEAVPILGSVTCHKDLFPQLRAALLEVQQQGLADEIHVGEYAGCYYPRFIANTTSLSNHAFGLALDLNVPGNQRGTVGEMDRSVVAIFKRWGFAWGGDWRYTDPMHFELAEVKRVG is encoded by the coding sequence ATGCGCGTACGACGGGGGGCGGGGGTGGCGACGGCCGTCGCCCTGACCCTGCTGCTCGGGGCGTGCAGCGGCTCGGCCGCACCGGAGGACGAGTCGCCGACGTCCGCCGGCAGCAGCGACGTACCCACCGACGAGCCCACCGACGAGCCCAACGGCGAGCCCAGCCCGTCGGCCGGCGAGACGCCGTCCGTCCCGGTCGCGGACCCGGCCCACGCGGTCGATCCACCGGGCGCCCGCGAGGGGCGGCTGTGGAGCGCCGACATCCTCGTGCAGTGGGACAAGCCGCTCGACGACGCGCTGGTGAAGCAGATCGAGCGCCTGAAGGGCGTCGCGCACACCGAGCGCATCGGCCTCGGCCAGGTCAGCCTGGAGAACCGAGTCCTCACCGTCGCCGCCGTCGACCCGGGCGCCTACCGACACTTCGCGCGCGCCGACGTCGCCGACTTCCAGGAGGGCTGGGACCGGGTCGCGGGCGGGGAGATGTCAACCACCCAGGCGGTCTCGAAGCGGCTGGCCGACAAGGCCGGGTCGATCCGCCTCGGCAACGACGACGGCGCGCCGACCCTGCACGTCGGCGCGCTCACGCCGCAGGTCCCGACCGTCGACATGGTGGTCAACACCGCCTGGGCCGACGACATCGAGATGGCCACCGACAACGGCCTGCTGATCTCGACCGACGACGCCACGCCCGCCAGCATCCGCAAGCCGCTCGAGCGCCTCGTCGGCAAGGGCGCGTCGGTGCAGATGCTCGACGTCGCCTCGCGGCTCGGCCTCGACCCGGACGCCAGGCTCACCGCCATCCCGACCGGGAGCACGCTCGGCAGCGTCGTGGGCACCTACACCTACCGGGTCGCCGGGGGCCAGGTGCAGCCCGACCCGGCCTGGGTCGCGGCCAACATCCGCACCGAGGCCGTCCCGATCCTCGGCAGCGTCACCTGCCACAAGGACCTCTTCCCCCAGCTCCGCGCGGCGCTCCTCGAGGTCCAGCAGCAGGGCCTCGCCGACGAGATCCACGTCGGTGAGTACGCCGGCTGCTACTACCCGCGGTTCATCGCCAACACCACCTCGCTGTCCAACCACGCCTTCGGCCTCGCCCTCGACCTCAACGTCCCGGGCAACCAGCGCGGCACCGTCGGTGAGATGGACCGCAGCGTCGTCGCGATCTTCAAGCGCTGGGGCTTCGCCTGGGGTGGCGACTGGCGCTACACGGACCCGATGCACTTCGAGCTCGCCGAGGTGAAGCGGGTGGGCTGA
- a CDS encoding NADPH:quinone oxidoreductase family protein, translating to MKAVQVVTLTGPGDIEVREVDPPQPGPHDVLVEVHSVGIAFPDLLLSRGEYQFKPEPPFTLGVDFAGVVIDPGHPESSGFTAGQRVAGVNLHGGAAEQVANPSVFTFALPDSMSYDEGAALPMNYLTALFALEERGGLRDRETVLVHGAAGGVGTATIQVARGLGARTIAVVSTEEKAAFARAAGADEVVIGPDFKDAVKELTGGKGVDVVVDVVGGDAFTDSLRCLAEQGRVLVVGFAAGQGIPEVKVNRLLLGNTDVRGVGWGAYAMARPGYMQKQWHRLAPMIESGVVKPPIGATYDLADFGRALVDMDERRTLGKSVVRVC from the coding sequence ATGAAGGCAGTCCAGGTCGTCACGCTCACCGGTCCCGGCGACATCGAGGTGCGGGAGGTCGACCCGCCGCAGCCGGGCCCCCACGACGTGCTGGTGGAGGTGCACAGCGTCGGCATCGCGTTCCCCGACCTGCTGCTGAGCCGCGGGGAGTACCAGTTCAAGCCGGAGCCGCCGTTCACCCTCGGCGTCGACTTCGCCGGCGTCGTGATCGACCCCGGCCACCCCGAGTCGAGCGGCTTCACCGCGGGCCAGCGCGTCGCGGGGGTCAACCTCCACGGCGGCGCGGCCGAGCAGGTCGCCAACCCGTCTGTCTTCACCTTCGCGTTGCCCGACTCGATGTCGTACGACGAGGGCGCGGCGCTGCCGATGAACTACCTGACCGCCCTCTTCGCGCTCGAGGAGCGCGGCGGCCTCCGCGACCGCGAGACGGTCCTGGTCCACGGTGCGGCCGGCGGTGTCGGCACCGCGACCATCCAGGTGGCCAGGGGCCTCGGCGCCCGGACCATCGCCGTGGTGAGCACGGAGGAGAAGGCCGCCTTCGCCCGGGCGGCGGGCGCCGACGAGGTCGTCATCGGCCCGGACTTCAAGGACGCGGTCAAGGAGCTCACCGGCGGCAAGGGCGTCGACGTGGTCGTCGACGTCGTCGGCGGCGACGCCTTCACCGACTCGCTGCGCTGCCTGGCCGAGCAGGGCCGGGTCCTGGTCGTCGGGTTCGCCGCCGGCCAAGGCATCCCCGAGGTCAAGGTCAACCGGCTGCTGCTCGGCAACACCGACGTCCGCGGCGTCGGCTGGGGCGCCTACGCCATGGCACGGCCGGGCTACATGCAGAAGCAGTGGCACCGGCTCGCGCCGATGATCGAGTCGGGCGTCGTGAAGCCGCCGATCGGGGCGACCTACGACCTCGCCGACTTCGGGCGGGCGCTCGTCGACATGGACGAGCGCCGCACCCTCGGCAAGTCGGTCGTGCGGGTCTGCTGA
- a CDS encoding M13 family metallopeptidase, producing MTILDAAREGMNLDIRPQDDLFGHVNGRWLEDTEIPSDKSSWGAFVALADDAEQQVRDIITELADRPADTLDDDERRIGDLFAAFMDTEAIEAKGLRPVQGLLDRAHHVSDLTELAAFLGMFERIGGPGLFGSYITPDRADASRNIVYLAQGGLGLPDESYYRDEKFADIREKYVAYLTTLLTLSEHPDPAGAAARVLAYETRLAQGHWEAAETRDVQKTTNHKSLEELVELCPAFDWNTYVTGLGGTEEMLRTSIVMQPDFFSHLSTVLEETPIETWRDILHVRIVRSSAPYLPDPFVEANFDFYGRTLNGTPELRARWKRGVDFVEGCVGEAVGKVYVSRHFPPASKEMMDELVANLVTAYRRSIEALDWMGEDTKQKAYDKLDRFYPKIGYPTEFRDYSALTTTPDDLMTNVAAASAFETDRQLEKVGQPVDRDEWLMLPQTVNAYYHPGTNEICFPAAILQPPFFSPDADEAENYGGIGAVIGHEIGHGFDDQGAQYDGDGNLHDWWTSDDKSAFEAKSQALVKQYDGFEPRNLPGEHVNGSLTVGENIGDLGGLTIAHKAYVISQGGDASADDRRTLFLNWSHVWRTKRRKEQEVQYLTIDPHSPAEFRANIVRNLDEFHEVFDTQPGDGLWLEPEARVRIW from the coding sequence GTGACGATCCTCGACGCTGCCCGCGAGGGCATGAACCTCGACATCCGCCCGCAGGACGACCTCTTCGGCCACGTCAACGGACGCTGGCTGGAGGACACCGAGATCCCCTCCGACAAGTCGAGCTGGGGTGCCTTCGTCGCCCTCGCCGACGACGCCGAGCAGCAGGTGCGCGACATCATCACCGAGCTCGCCGACCGGCCCGCCGACACCCTCGACGACGACGAGCGGCGCATCGGCGACCTGTTCGCCGCGTTCATGGACACCGAGGCGATCGAGGCCAAGGGCCTGCGCCCGGTCCAGGGCCTGCTCGACCGCGCCCACCACGTGTCCGACCTGACCGAGCTCGCCGCCTTCCTGGGCATGTTCGAGCGGATCGGCGGCCCCGGCCTCTTCGGCTCCTACATCACGCCCGACCGCGCCGACGCCTCGCGCAACATCGTCTACCTGGCCCAGGGCGGCCTCGGCCTGCCCGACGAGTCCTACTACCGCGACGAGAAGTTCGCCGACATCCGGGAGAAGTACGTCGCCTACCTGACGACGCTGCTCACCCTCAGCGAGCACCCCGACCCGGCCGGCGCGGCGGCGCGCGTGCTGGCGTACGAGACCCGGCTGGCCCAGGGCCACTGGGAGGCCGCGGAGACGCGCGACGTCCAGAAGACCACCAACCACAAGAGCCTGGAGGAGCTGGTCGAGCTCTGCCCGGCCTTCGACTGGAACACCTACGTCACCGGCCTCGGCGGCACCGAGGAGATGCTGCGCACCTCCATCGTGATGCAGCCGGACTTCTTCTCGCACCTGTCGACGGTGCTCGAGGAGACGCCGATCGAGACCTGGCGCGACATCCTCCACGTGCGCATCGTGCGGAGCTCCGCGCCGTACCTCCCGGACCCGTTCGTCGAGGCCAATTTCGACTTCTACGGCCGCACCCTCAACGGCACCCCCGAGCTGCGCGCCCGCTGGAAGCGCGGCGTCGACTTCGTCGAGGGCTGCGTCGGCGAGGCGGTCGGCAAGGTCTACGTCTCGCGGCACTTCCCGCCGGCGTCGAAGGAGATGATGGACGAGCTGGTCGCCAACCTCGTCACGGCCTACCGCCGCTCGATCGAGGCGCTCGACTGGATGGGCGAGGACACCAAGCAGAAGGCCTACGACAAGCTCGACCGCTTCTACCCCAAGATCGGCTACCCGACGGAGTTCCGCGACTACTCCGCGCTCACCACGACGCCCGACGACCTGATGACCAACGTCGCCGCCGCGAGCGCCTTCGAGACCGACCGCCAGCTCGAGAAGGTCGGCCAGCCCGTCGACCGCGACGAGTGGCTGATGCTCCCGCAGACCGTCAACGCCTACTACCACCCGGGCACCAACGAGATCTGCTTCCCGGCCGCCATCCTCCAGCCGCCGTTCTTCAGCCCCGACGCCGACGAGGCCGAGAACTACGGTGGCATCGGCGCCGTCATCGGCCACGAGATCGGCCACGGCTTCGACGACCAGGGCGCGCAGTACGACGGCGACGGCAACCTCCACGACTGGTGGACCTCCGACGACAAGTCGGCCTTCGAGGCCAAGTCGCAGGCGCTCGTCAAGCAGTACGACGGCTTCGAGCCGCGCAACCTGCCCGGCGAGCACGTCAACGGCAGCCTCACCGTCGGTGAGAACATCGGCGACCTCGGCGGCCTGACCATCGCCCACAAGGCCTATGTCATCAGCCAGGGCGGCGACGCCTCGGCCGACGACCGGCGCACGCTGTTCCTCAACTGGTCCCACGTGTGGCGCACCAAGCGCCGCAAGGAGCAGGAGGTCCAGTACCTCACCATCGACCCCCACAGCCCCGCCGAGTTCCGCGCCAACATCGTGCGCAACCTCGACGAGTTCCACGAGGTCTTCGACACCCAGCCCGGCGACGGTCTCTGGCTCGAGCCGGAGGCTCGCGTCCGCATCTGGTGA
- a CDS encoding collagen-like protein, giving the protein MKAPSRTALAVAAIVAALTVSAGAGATASILITGAQIKDGTITSADVKNRSLTLRDLAAGTRQKLEGATGATGAPGASGATGATGVTGAAGLDGAPGSAGATGAQGIQGLQGIPGFQGLQGLQGLVGEQGVQGLIGLTGLQGIQGLQGIPGLQGLQGLQGIAGEQGLQGIRGLQGIQGLEGVRGLTGLTGDKGEQGLQGLQGLIGEQGIQGIQGIQGLIGEQGLQGLQGLIGEQGLQGIQGLTGLTGLTGEQGLQGIQGVAGLTGLTGEQGIQGIQGLQGLQGLVGEQGVQGLIGLTGLQGIQGLQGIPGLQGLQGLQGLVGEQGLQGIPGVQGIQGLEGVRGLTGLTGEQGERGLQGLQGLIGEQGIQGIQGIQGLIGERGLQGLQGLIGEQGIQGVQGLTGLAGEQGIQGLTGATGAAGAVGAVGAKGDQGIQGLTGLTGLTGAAGAAGAKGDQGLQGIQGLTGDQGLPGLTGATGAAGAVGAAGAKGDQGIQGLQGIQGLQGLPGLSGFQVVTDSISIGGLGGTGTVSAGCTGGKKAISASATFNAPLGLLTGLFTQVSRTSDTAFTALGATGLNIGNAQLLSLSVVCVTVAS; this is encoded by the coding sequence GTGAAGGCACCATCCCGCACCGCCCTGGCGGTGGCCGCCATCGTCGCCGCCCTGACCGTCTCGGCCGGAGCCGGCGCAACTGCGTCGATCCTGATCACCGGTGCGCAGATCAAGGACGGCACCATCACGTCCGCCGACGTGAAGAACCGCTCGCTCACGCTCCGCGACCTCGCCGCCGGCACGCGGCAGAAGCTCGAGGGCGCGACGGGCGCGACCGGTGCGCCGGGAGCCAGCGGCGCGACGGGGGCCACCGGGGTGACCGGGGCTGCGGGCCTCGACGGCGCGCCCGGGTCCGCCGGGGCGACCGGCGCCCAGGGCATCCAGGGCTTGCAGGGCATCCCCGGCTTCCAAGGGTTGCAGGGTCTCCAGGGCCTCGTCGGCGAGCAGGGTGTGCAAGGCCTGATCGGACTCACCGGGCTCCAGGGCATCCAGGGACTGCAGGGCATCCCCGGCCTCCAGGGGTTGCAGGGTCTCCAGGGCATCGCGGGCGAGCAGGGGCTGCAGGGCATCCGCGGGCTCCAGGGCATCCAGGGACTCGAGGGCGTGCGCGGCCTGACCGGACTCACGGGGGACAAGGGCGAGCAGGGACTGCAGGGACTCCAGGGCCTGATCGGCGAGCAGGGCATCCAGGGGATCCAGGGCATCCAGGGACTGATCGGTGAGCAGGGCCTCCAGGGACTGCAGGGCCTCATCGGTGAGCAGGGCCTCCAAGGCATCCAGGGACTCACCGGACTGACCGGCCTCACCGGCGAGCAGGGCCTCCAGGGGATCCAGGGGGTCGCCGGCCTGACCGGACTCACCGGCGAGCAGGGCATCCAGGGGATCCAGGGGCTGCAGGGCCTCCAGGGCCTCGTCGGCGAGCAGGGTGTGCAGGGCCTGATCGGACTCACCGGGCTCCAGGGCATCCAGGGTCTTCAGGGCATTCCCGGGCTCCAAGGCCTCCAGGGTCTCCAGGGCCTCGTCGGCGAGCAGGGTCTCCAGGGCATCCCCGGCGTGCAGGGCATCCAGGGGCTCGAGGGCGTGCGTGGCCTGACCGGGCTCACGGGCGAGCAGGGCGAGCGCGGCCTCCAAGGACTCCAGGGCCTGATCGGCGAGCAGGGCATCCAGGGGATCCAGGGCATCCAAGGCCTCATCGGCGAGCGCGGCCTCCAAGGACTGCAAGGACTCATCGGCGAGCAGGGCATCCAGGGCGTCCAAGGACTCACCGGCCTCGCGGGCGAGCAGGGCATCCAGGGACTCACCGGCGCGACGGGTGCCGCTGGCGCCGTGGGTGCTGTCGGCGCCAAGGGGGACCAGGGCATCCAGGGCCTCACCGGACTCACCGGTCTCACGGGAGCGGCAGGGGCGGCGGGCGCCAAGGGGGACCAGGGCCTCCAGGGCATCCAGGGCCTGACCGGCGACCAGGGACTGCCCGGACTCACCGGCGCGACCGGGGCCGCCGGAGCCGTGGGTGCTGCCGGCGCCAAGGGCGACCAGGGCATCCAGGGACTTCAGGGCATCCAGGGGCTCCAGGGCCTGCCCGGCCTCAGCGGCTTCCAGGTCGTCACCGACTCGATCAGCATCGGCGGCCTCGGTGGCACCGGCACCGTGTCCGCGGGCTGCACCGGCGGCAAGAAGGCCATCTCCGCCTCCGCCACCTTCAACGCACCTCTCGGCCTGCTCACCGGGCTGTTCACCCAGGTCAGCCGCACCAGCGACACCGCCTTCACGGCGCTCGGCGCCACCGGCCTCAACATCGGCAACGCCCAGCTCCTGAGCCTGAGCGTCGTCTGCGTCACCGTCGCCAGCTGA